TTCCACAACTGGTAGGATCAGCATTCTCATACCAGGCGAGTCTGGGTCTAAGTCATAAGCTGTGGTGAGCTGGCCGGCCGCCAGCAACAGCCCGACGGCCAAACGACCAAGCAGTGATGACATGATTTATGACGGCGAAGGATATTCCAGATAGAACAGCTCAAAATCTGATACCGAAAGACGATCCCATGGGTCGGTGATGGCGAGCAAGTGGTCCGTCGATCGAGGCTGTATCGTGGCCCAGGTGGAATGCAGCCCGCTATAGCTCCAGATCCATCTATACGTCGCCTCGAGAGCTTGGGCACCAACGTAGCGAACAGAGATTGGCGACggcacaacacaacacacgAACACGGCAAGCGAGCGAACTTGAGCGAGAGACAagggatgggatggggatataaagggaagaaagaaaaaaaggaagaacTGGAAGAGACAGGCGGCACAGCTGTggagaagggaaagacgAGGTGAGAGCGGTGGATATACGAGCTACGAGCTACTGCATGTACTCTTTGTTCTCAACTCCAGAAGCGATCTGGCTGGGGGAACTGGCATCGGCTCCGGAAGCGCTTGCATCGCTCGAGCAGCGCAATTGACGCTTGCCTGACGTATTTGGGCTGGTACGAGGTTTGGGGCAAACAACATGTTGTACATACAAGCGAACAGAGCGCAGTATTTCGGGGGTACACGTCTGCGGCAGACTCTATGAGCAGGTACCTGAGAGCTACTTTGAGGGAGGGCATTGGAGCGAACGATTGAGTCtgtcgagctggagctggagagcgCCACGGAAAACCTTGGTTGCACCACTTTGCTGCATCGAACTATCACAAAGCGAATGGCCCTAGCTCGGTGCTGAGCCAGAACGGGAACCTGGCATGGTGGCCAGGGTCCCAAATACGAGAGCTGCAAGCGGGCCAGCGCCTGAGCAATGACATCGGGGCCCCGCTGAGATCCGGAGCTTTTGTAGGTATCTACTCGTACTCGAATCCAGCGACGAAGTTCTGGGGAAGAAGTACCCGTGGACGAGTAGAGAGAGTGTGGCGTCAACAAGGCCACTGCGATGTATCGCTGTTCTTGTTCTGGCGGCATCAGAGAGACGAGAAACGCTGCTTGGAGGTTGGCTCGATGCGGAAGTGGCCCGGACGGGAAGCATCGCCAAGGGCCGCTGGAAGGTTCGTCGCTTGTGTAGGTGCTGACGGCCCTACTAGAAGAATAGAAGGATTATTACCTGACGATTATAAGCCAACGTCCCGTTACAGTACTCGTATAATCGTGGCTGGTCCCTGGGCGCGGTGGTTGGACCGTTGTGGTGATTCACTTCAGCCAAGCATGGGCAACCACACCAATTAGCACGCACTCGTAAGCTGCTTGTTGGTGGGAGAggcaaaagggcaaaaaaagcacCAATCCAATCTAGCCTAGTAATCGATGGacccgaaaaaaaaagggaaaagaaaagggagcgGGGGACTGGGGATTAATAGACGGAGCACAAGCATCGCccatgttttgtttcttcatgtctctcttttgttgCGGCCGTCATACATGAGATAGGCAGCGGGCGATCGCTTATCGGTACCACCATCGATTTTCGATAGGGCGACCCAGCGTCGTGGCGTGTCTGGGCTCGACATGTGCATGATCTGCACGGATAAGCAGCCGACTACAGAGAACTAAAACTCCAAAACAACGGCCATCTCGAGATAAATTATACTGTACAAACGAACTGAAAATGAAATGTATTGTCCAGACGGATGCTGTAGCCGTGAATCCTCCTCCTTTCGCTGGTCACGTTGGCGTCGGGCCTTTTCCCAACTACACAGGTCAGCAACCGTCTTCTTTCTTGGCACGCAAAAAGAACAGTAGCTGGACCAGGGAGTGTGGAGGCTACTGGAATACGATGTCGTTATGGGGTCGAAGCAATGCTACTTCGTACATTCAACCTACTGTATGTACGACCCAGGATTTGAGGTTTATTTGTCTTTGTCGTCGTCACTCACCGTTTTTATATACTACTACACGACGGGAGCacagagtacgagtataaACGGGAGGCAACAAGGGGGGCCATGGAGTTGACTCCAGCCCTGTGGGTATCTAAGGTATTTATGCCTATAAATACAGTGCCTTTAGTCACGATTCAAGCATCTGGAGGAGTCCACCAAAAACCTTCAAAGTTTAGCTGCGAGCGCTTACGAGTATGCCCCTCAGATACCCTGTAGAGCCTCGAGTTCAAGCGGCCTTTAACCGACACTGAAAAATATCCGCACTCAAGCAACGAATTTCGCTACCTGTATGTTGGCACCTCGCCCTCTGATAAGCTGATCCACAGTCTCTCGTAGCTACACAGGTACTGTACATTAGATGGAAGTGGCTTCGTAAAACACTGTATAGAGTTTGGACTACACTGTCCGGATTGGGTGCTGCCGGAGCTGTTTGCGTCGCTGAACCCGGCCCGCCGTCCGCCATTGACTCCGCACAGGGACCAAATACTACCGCTATTCTGCTCAATACTTTGAGTGGCTTTTCACTGCTGCTTTATTTAGATGCACAATAGAATATGGTGTAAATGAGAGGGAGATTGGCAGACTAGCCGCGCTCTCTCTAACGGGAATGCATCAAGTCGCGCTTCCGTTGACTTGCGATGAAACCAGCCTGCGACagtggtggtgttgttcGGCTCCGAGCCAACTGTGTCACGGTCTGTGCACATGTCCTGCGGGCTCGGCTTTGTAGCAACTACCGCTGCAATCGACAGCATCTGCAGCTCATCCTCTAGACGGCCCAAGCTCTTCAACGTGCTGCAGAAACcgtttcttccttttgaCTCCCATCGTCAACTCTTGGCTCAGCATCACCCGATGACGCTGCTTGGCCGCTGAACCGGTTTCTGACCGAGGGCGGCAGAATCACGTGTGCCCAGTGAGAAAGATGCGAGGAGCCACATTCTCTGGCGAGGCAGTGTGGCGGGGCAAAGTAGCGGTACAGGCGACAACCATGTACCGCTCCGTACCTCTCGTCTGAACCTGTCCCGGAGGCTCAGGATGGCGACGCCGGTGGCTTCTCCGGGCTTTCCAGGGGAATTACAAATCGCTGGGAAAATAACAAACTTGCGTAATAGAACCAAGGCTTAGATGCGATGCGTATTATAGATTCATACAGAGATATCGGCTTACGCCTATTGTCCACCTAGGTAGTCAGCGGAAGGCATATTTCACCCATGTAGGCATATCACAGCAGTCGGCCTCCGTAATCCGCCAGACACTGGACGGGCGGTACCTGTGCAGTACCTGCTATCTACCTGTAACCCGTGAGGCTGGGGGCTCTTGGTTCCGCAGACTCCGCGCTGTCGTCAGCCGGGGGCAACGCCTCCAACAGGTATGCTCCCTAGTACCTAGTCGAAGGGGCTATTCTGCGGACAAAACGTAAACTTGTCTTCCTCAAATTCCCTGCCCGCCATTACGAACCGCCGCCTTCTCCAAGCCGCTCCAACAGCAAAACCACCTCCATCGTTGTCGCTCGAATCCGCTGCAAAGCTCCGATCGCTTTTTCGCCTGCGTTTTTCTCGTCCCAGTCTATTGTATTGAATACCATATCCTGTCAAAATGGCCGACGCTCCATATGATCCCTACGTTCCCAAGAACGGTGCCCCCGGAGAGGACAACTCCAAGACGGGCAACCTGCAGCGAGTAAGTTGGATTTACCGGCGAAAGACCCTCGTTTGAATGGATGGTGTTTGGTagaagatgggatgggaAAGAGTACAGGATCAGCGCAAATGCGGCTCTCTTGGTCTCTTCGTCCCATTTGGCTGCGCATCAGCTTGACCTCTTTGGATTTTATGGCAGACGTGCTGCATACGGCATGGCCATAAATACGGAATTCTGGAAACGCAATGGCTTGGAAATCTGGGCACTAACGGTCGTTTCTCTTCTAGCAAATCGATGAGACAGTCAAGGTGATGCACGATAACATGAACAAAGTCGCGCAGCGTGGCCAGAACCTCGATGCTCTGCAGGACAAGACCAACAACCTGGCTGAGTCGGCTCAAGATTTCCGTCGTGGTGCCAACAGAGTTCGCAAGGCAATGTGGTGGAAAGACATGAAGATGCGAGTCTGTATTGTTGTCGGAatcatcctcctcctagTCGTTATTATCGTTCCCTCTGGTACGTTTCTGAGCGCCCTCGATCATCCAAGTTAAATCTGCTGACCAGAGAATCTAGTTGTTGCGACACGTTGAtgcctctctttcttttattgGAGTACCTTGTTTTGTAACGTCAATGATGAACACCAGACGTCGTTCTTCGAAGCTTGAAAAAATGAGCTCGGGATCAAATGAAGGGTTACGAATTGTTATTGGATGTTGGTTCTGTAAATGATGGAGTTTTTCTAAGACACGCCTCGGACTATTTTCACGGGAGATGATGCTCTGAGTTCTCTCAGGCTGGGTTATGCGTATGATTTGCAGGCCAGGCGTTTATTCCGACCAATGGAGATAATGTGTGCTCTCTCTGGTATTATAGGAATTATAATGAGTCGATGTCTGGTCACGTTATTATAAATTGGTCCACTGATACATTTGCTGTGATTTTCTGAAATGAAAATTCATTTTCACAAGGCTTTTGTGTTTTATACAAGTAattgttggtgctgctgaCTGTTGAAGATTTGAGGACCAGTATCAGTAACCTGCACTTGAGGTTAAACAAAATGGCAATACTCTTATGTACGAGTCAAGCTGGTCGTTCTTTATACGTCACGTCATTCTTTTATTGTCGACTTGTGCTTTCTCCACCGAGATTCATTAAAGGGCAACGATATGCGGCTCCAACACCAGTTACATTACTCTGGAGACAGGATTGATGTCCATGTGCTTAGGAGTACCGCCACATATTGACGTACCACCTGACGGCACTGTTGGTCAGTTTAGTACCTAGATAATCCTCTGCAGCCCTTTTACCAGTAGCGTATCATATTCTCCCCCTAGACTGGACAATCCGCCTATGCAACCAACAGCATTCATGTGCTGCCAACAGCTGAACATCTCTGTGTGATTGGGGCAGTCTCACCGCCTGCCCGCATTTGGTGAGCGGTTTCGGGGCGGGTTTTTTTctgcccctccccccacCGCGGCTGGCATTATTTGCTAGACTAATCTGGGTGACTCTTTTTATCTGATCTATCTCTCGCGCATCCTCAGTTTCTGATCCTTTGACCATTGCTCTTGCAAACTTGCAAACTCGCCGGGCCAATTGGGTCAGATATTCTTGGGAAAAATGCTCTCTGCAACCTCTGTGGCCCTGCGGGCCGGAGCTCGACGAGGTGCGCCCCGGGTTGCTCCCCGGGCTGCGGCCGCGGCTCTCGCGTCTGCTCCGAACGGAATCCGAGGTTCGGGTTTGGCCGGTCGTAGGGGCCTGTCGGCGACAAGGACTCTGGCCTCTTTTCCTGCGAAGGATCGAACTCGAGAGATTGTTGCTCAGACCTTGAGCAGCATTGGAAGCAAGCGAGAGGGGTAGGTCATCCACGATACGGGATAAGACGTGCCCGAAGAGATTTGACTAATCTAAATCAACCAGTCAGCAATATCTCAAATTATTCACATCCACAAGTTCCCATTCGAAATTTGCTGTTATCAAATGCGGAGGTGCTATTCTGTAAGTGACTGAGGTTGAAGGGGGCGGATGTTGGGCTAACTGGAGAGAACTGAGAACTGAATATCTTGACGAGCTATGCCAATCCATTGCTCTGTTGAGCAGCCTCGATCTATATCCTGTGCTCGTCCACGGCGCAGGTCCTCAGCTGAACCGCCTGCTTGAGGATGCGGGCGTCGAGCCTCAGTTCGAGGAGGGCATCCGTGTAACCGACGCCAAGACTCTAGGCGTAGCACGCAAGCTCTTCCTCGAAGAGAATCTCAGACTAGTGGACAGGCTTGACCAGCTAGGCGTTTCCACCAGGTCCATCAGCGGCGTCTTCATGGCTGATTAtctggacaaggagaagtGGCAGTACGTTGGAAAGATCACAAAGGTTAACAAGGAGGCTATCGAGCAATCGATTGAGGCCGGATATATTCCAGTTCTTACCTCCATGGCTGAGTCTACCGATGGCCAACTGCTCAACGTTAACGCTGAcgttgctgcggctgagcTTGCCCGTGCGCTGGAGCCTCTGAAGGTTGTGTATCTGTCAGAGAAGGGTGGCTTATTTAACGGCGAAGGAGACAAGATCTCCCACATTAACTTGGATGAGGAATACGATCATCTCATGGCACAGCCTTGGTGCCGATATGGTACGCGCCTtaagatcaaggagatcaaAGAGCTTCTCGACACCCTCCCCAGGACCTCCAGTGTTGCCATCATCCATCCCAGTGACCTTCAAAAAGAACTCTTCACAGACTCTGGCGCCGGCACTTTGATCCAACGAGGAGATAAGATTC
The sequence above is drawn from the Trichoderma breve strain T069 chromosome 5, whole genome shotgun sequence genome and encodes:
- a CDS encoding synaptobrevin domain-containing protein, giving the protein MADAPYDPYVPKNGAPGEDNSKTGNLQRQIDETVKVMHDNMNKVAQRGQNLDALQDKTNNLAESAQDFRRGANRVRKAMWWKDMKMRVCIVVGIILLLVVIIVPSGTFLSALDHPS
- a CDS encoding NAT, n-acetyltransferase, of n-acetylglutamate synthase domain-containing protein, coding for MLSATSVALRAGARRGAPRVAPRAAAAALASAPNGIRGSGLAGRRGLSATRTLASFPAKDRTREIVAQTLSSIGSKREGQQYLKLFTSTSSHSKFAVIKCGGAILELRTEYLDELCQSIALLSSLDLYPVLVHGAGPQLNRLLEDAGVEPQFEEGIRVTDAKTLGVARKLFLEENLRLVDRLDQLGVSTRSISGVFMADYLDKEKWQYVGKITKVNKEAIEQSIEAGYIPVLTSMAESTDGQLLNVNADVAAAELARALEPLKVVYLSEKGGLFNGEGDKISHINLDEEYDHLMAQPWCRYGTRLKIKEIKELLDTLPRTSSVAIIHPSDLQKELFTDSGAGTLIQRGDKIQKATSVSDFKDLDKIKAALIRDREGLDAEATVDRFIDLLRENPFTAYYDDALQCIAIVIPAGNNRPLATLATLAITKSGWLTNVAENVFTAIKKDHPSLVWTVNEHDENLTWFFEKSDGSFHHNGSVLFYYGCDLRSEALAPVYDDFVSNGRAMLGDSNLEARLRRAAQTANQALRDSQGQA